From the Anaerobranca gottschalkii DSM 13577 genome, one window contains:
- a CDS encoding ABC transporter ATP-binding protein has translation MISIKSVRKKYDNDNDIKFKDYTFEPGKSYCILGPSGSGKSTLLNLIGGLISPTEGIININGTCLNCLSPKELDRYCFQNIGFIPQELKLFAEFTVEDNLRILEVEGKLAFSIDEVLSWVEMMDKRKSKIKNLSGGEKQRVAIARALIKSPKVMLCDEPTASLNTAKGIQIIELITKLHKEQDNTLLVVTHDDRLTGYFDNTLNIRDLLGGGHYV, from the coding sequence TTGATTTCTATTAAAAGTGTAAGGAAAAAGTATGACAATGATAACGATATAAAGTTCAAGGATTATACCTTTGAACCAGGAAAATCATATTGTATTTTAGGGCCTTCAGGAAGTGGAAAGTCCACCCTTTTAAATTTAATTGGTGGATTAATAAGTCCCACAGAAGGAATAATCAATATAAATGGCACCTGTTTAAATTGTTTATCTCCTAAGGAACTAGACCGATATTGTTTTCAAAATATCGGATTTATCCCCCAAGAACTAAAGTTATTTGCTGAATTTACCGTTGAAGATAATCTAAGAATTTTAGAAGTGGAAGGAAAACTAGCTTTTAGTATCGATGAAGTCCTTTCGTGGGTAGAAATGATGGACAAAAGGAAAAGTAAAATTAAAAATTTATCCGGTGGAGAAAAGCAGCGGGTAGCTATTGCCAGGGCATTGATAAAATCCCCTAAAGTAATGTTATGTGATGAACCAACTGCTTCATTAAATACAGCTAAAGGGATACAAATAATAGAGCTAATTACCAAATTACATAAAGAACAGGATAATACATTGCTAGTAGTAACCCATGATGATAGGTTGACGGGATATTTTGATAATACTTTAAACATAAGGGACCTTTTAGGGGGTGGCCATTATGTTTAA
- a CDS encoding heme ABC transporter ATP-binding protein has product MSQILISGLSWKYETQKILTDIKLNIERGKFYSIIGPNGSGKTTLLKNILKILPVEKKTIFLQGQDINKISIKNLAKKIAHVPQDTKIDFDFTVLDLVMMGRNPYLKHFQLEGEKDLEIVKGAMEATGVWEFRNKSINNLSGGERQRVIISRALAQQSDILLLDEPISNLDLYHQIEILDLIHKIVKEKGKTVIAVLHDLNLAAQYSDYVILLNKGKVFTEGKPEEVITEKNISEVYKINCRVIKNPCDNTPLVITIANKGEKERKK; this is encoded by the coding sequence ATGTCCCAAATTTTGATAAGTGGATTATCTTGGAAATATGAAACACAAAAGATATTAACAGACATAAAATTAAATATAGAAAGAGGAAAGTTTTATAGTATTATTGGACCAAATGGCTCTGGAAAAACAACATTATTAAAAAATATTTTAAAAATATTACCAGTAGAGAAAAAAACTATTTTTTTACAAGGACAAGATATTAATAAAATTTCTATCAAAAATTTAGCAAAAAAAATAGCCCATGTTCCTCAAGATACTAAAATTGATTTTGATTTTACTGTTCTAGATCTTGTGATGATGGGAAGGAACCCATATTTAAAACATTTTCAATTAGAGGGAGAAAAGGATTTAGAAATTGTAAAAGGAGCCATGGAAGCAACTGGGGTGTGGGAGTTTAGAAATAAATCAATTAATAACTTAAGTGGTGGAGAAAGACAAAGGGTTATAATCTCAAGGGCTTTGGCACAACAAAGCGATATTTTGTTGTTAGATGAGCCAATCTCTAACTTAGATCTTTACCACCAGATTGAAATATTAGATTTAATTCATAAAATTGTTAAGGAGAAGGGGAAAACTGTCATAGCTGTTCTTCATGACTTAAATTTAGCTGCCCAATATAGTGATTATGTAATATTATTAAATAAAGGTAAAGTTTTTACTGAAGGGAAACCTGAAGAAGTAATAACAGAAAAAAATATTTCAGAAGTATATAAAATAAATTGTCGTGTAATTAAAAATCCATGTGATAATACACCCCTTGTAATTACAATTGCAAATAAAGGTGAAAAGGAGAGAAAAAAATAA
- the cobU gene encoding bifunctional adenosylcobinamide kinase/adenosylcobinamide-phosphate guanylyltransferase gives MGKIIIITGGARSGKSSFAEKLAKGYGHKVLYIGTAIPLDEEMAERIKKHQLIRDKNWDTYEGYQNFGKLTEILGEYQCVLLDCVTVMLTNIMYSYPEFTEEKTEREVFEKIEEKCKRELDILIDNSKKMNIPLILVTNELGWGIVPENPLVRIFRDMAGRINQYIAKKGEEVYLMISGIPLKVKGR, from the coding sequence ATGGGAAAAATAATTATAATTACTGGAGGAGCGAGAAGTGGTAAGTCCAGTTTTGCTGAAAAATTAGCAAAAGGGTATGGTCATAAAGTTTTATATATAGGAACTGCTATACCTCTAGATGAGGAAATGGCTGAAAGGATAAAAAAACACCAATTAATAAGAGATAAGAACTGGGATACATATGAAGGATATCAAAATTTTGGGAAATTGACAGAAATTTTGGGTGAATATCAATGTGTTTTATTAGATTGTGTGACTGTAATGCTTACAAATATAATGTACAGTTATCCTGAATTTACTGAAGAAAAAACCGAAAGAGAGGTTTTTGAGAAAATAGAAGAAAAATGTAAAAGGGAATTAGATATTTTAATTGATAATTCAAAGAAAATGAATATACCTTTAATACTGGTTACTAATGAATTGGGCTGGGGTATTGTCCCTGAAAATCCTTTAGTCAGGATATTTAGGGATATGGCAGGAAGGATAAATCAATACATAGCTAAAAAAGGTGAAGAAGTTTATTTAATGATATCTGGGATTCCGTTGAAAGTGAAGGGAAGATAA
- a CDS encoding ABC transporter substrate-binding protein, with amino-acid sequence MFKRVLSLFLILVLALFLVTGCSTKDEGKNLQEKEQKEAIQTEYPLTITDSYDNEIVINEQPKRVISVAPSITETIFALNKDVVLVGRTDFCDYPAKVSEIPSIGTLRNPNIEQIVALEPDLVIASTHFTEEVYNKLQELDIPVLVLNPNDSFEGVYHVIITLGKVLDANEKAEKVVEEMKNTVKEVKNKVKDLEKPRVYYVIGFGEFGDWTAGKGTFISEMINMAGAINVADDIEGWSYSLEKLLEHDPDLLIVSNQYNAKEGIMSTEGYKELTAVKEGRVYEIDNNLLDRQGPRLASGLKELAKIFHPEVIK; translated from the coding sequence ATGTTTAAAAGGGTATTGAGTTTGTTTTTAATTTTAGTTTTAGCTTTATTTCTAGTTACAGGTTGTAGTACTAAGGATGAAGGAAAAAACCTTCAGGAAAAAGAGCAAAAAGAAGCTATTCAAACAGAATATCCATTAACAATTACTGATTCTTATGACAATGAAATTGTTATCAATGAACAACCTAAAAGGGTAATAAGTGTTGCACCTAGTATAACAGAAACGATTTTTGCACTAAATAAAGATGTAGTTTTAGTAGGCAGAACAGATTTTTGTGATTATCCTGCTAAAGTATCGGAAATACCATCCATTGGTACATTAAGAAACCCAAATATCGAGCAAATAGTTGCTTTAGAGCCAGATTTAGTTATTGCATCAACCCATTTTACAGAAGAAGTTTATAATAAATTACAAGAACTAGATATTCCTGTGTTAGTTTTAAACCCTAATGATAGTTTTGAAGGAGTTTATCATGTAATCATTACTTTAGGTAAAGTTTTAGATGCTAATGAAAAAGCTGAAAAAGTAGTAGAAGAAATGAAAAATACAGTAAAAGAAGTAAAAAATAAAGTGAAAGATTTAGAAAAACCCAGGGTTTATTATGTGATTGGTTTTGGAGAGTTTGGAGATTGGACTGCAGGTAAAGGGACTTTTATAAGTGAAATGATTAACATGGCAGGTGCTATAAATGTAGCTGATGACATTGAGGGTTGGAGTTACAGTTTGGAAAAATTGTTAGAACATGATCCAGATTTATTGATAGTTTCAAATCAATACAATGCTAAAGAAGGTATTATGTCTACAGAAGGATACAAAGAGTTAACAGCAGTAAAAGAAGGAAGAGTGTATGAAATAGATAACAATCTTTTAGATCGTCAAGGTCCAAGATTAGCTAGTGGTTTAAAGGAGTTAGCGAAAATTTTTCATCCAGAAGTAATTAAATAG
- the cobC gene encoding alpha-ribazole phosphatase, producing the protein MKETILYLIRHSESTYNQRKVYYGRIDCPLSEFGVRQSQLLKGKLKKVKFDQVISSPLKRCLHTATIITGLREQEILTVDGFKELDFGLWEGLNFEEIAANYPDNWEDWKRDWKRATPINGENFMEMYNRVTKALTNILQKYQGRKILLVSHKGCLQIIASYLLIQNENLFWNFDFKQGKYSVFEIIDNFCVLKKINC; encoded by the coding sequence ATGAAAGAAACTATTTTATATTTAATTCGCCATAGTGAATCAACCTATAATCAAAGGAAAGTTTATTATGGAAGAATAGATTGTCCTTTAAGCGAATTTGGGGTTAGACAATCCCAACTTCTCAAAGGAAAATTGAAAAAAGTAAAATTTGATCAGGTAATATCTAGTCCACTTAAGAGATGTCTTCATACAGCAACTATTATTACTGGTCTTAGAGAACAAGAAATTTTGACAGTCGATGGGTTTAAGGAATTGGATTTTGGACTTTGGGAAGGATTAAATTTTGAAGAAATTGCCGCTAACTATCCGGATAATTGGGAGGATTGGAAAAGGGATTGGAAAAGGGCAACTCCAATAAATGGAGAAAATTTTATGGAAATGTACAATAGGGTAACAAAAGCATTGACAAACATTTTACAAAAATATCAAGGAAGAAAAATTCTCTTAGTTTCCCATAAAGGGTGTTTACAGATCATCGCCTCTTATCTTTTAATACAAAATGAAAATCTGTTTTGGAATTTTGATTTTAAACAGGGTAAATACAGTGTCTTTGAAATTATAGATAATTTTTGTGTTTTAAAAAAAATCAACTGTTGA
- a CDS encoding pyridoxal phosphate-dependent aminotransferase, translating into MDFHGGNIYRYNNTNLIDFSSNINPLGIPYIFKKKLIDNLDVLTRYPDIHYKKMRETIGSYLGVDNFNSVIPGNGAVEIIYKTLLALDIEEVLIAAPTFAQYRIAAGLKKIPYEEVVVYMENGKFLKEKLLEKINNLPNKSLVIICNPNNPTGTLIPLETIEIIAQKLIKKKGYLLLDEAFIEFTDNYPVSSMVKNLKNYQNIIIIRAATKFFGIPGIRLGYGVSENELLINKIKGIMEPWNVNALAVLAGETIFLDKNYIKDSRKWIRKEKVFFERNLEKLSKVIYLNSQANFILLKIKDMEAQKVKKMLLQRNILIRTLEGFTGIDQNYFRVAIKDRRNNEYFFQKLKEVIFHESNS; encoded by the coding sequence ATGGATTTTCATGGAGGGAATATTTATAGATATAATAATACTAATTTGATTGACTTTAGTTCTAATATAAATCCCTTAGGAATACCATATATATTTAAAAAAAAGTTGATAGATAATTTAGATGTATTAACTAGATATCCAGATATACACTATAAAAAAATGCGGGAAACTATAGGAAGTTACCTAGGAGTTGACAACTTTAATTCAGTTATACCTGGAAACGGTGCAGTTGAAATCATATATAAAACACTTTTGGCTCTAGATATCGAGGAAGTACTAATTGCTGCTCCGACCTTTGCTCAATACCGTATAGCAGCAGGATTAAAGAAAATACCCTATGAAGAAGTAGTAGTGTATATGGAAAATGGTAAATTTCTCAAAGAAAAATTATTAGAAAAGATAAATAATCTTCCAAATAAATCTTTAGTTATAATTTGTAACCCTAATAATCCGACAGGGACGTTAATACCGTTAGAGACTATAGAGATTATAGCCCAAAAGTTAATAAAGAAAAAGGGTTATTTATTATTAGATGAAGCATTCATTGAATTTACTGATAATTATCCTGTAAGTAGTATGGTTAAAAATTTGAAAAATTACCAGAACATAATTATTATAAGGGCTGCAACTAAATTCTTTGGTATTCCTGGGATTCGTTTAGGTTATGGAGTTTCAGAAAATGAATTATTGATAAATAAAATAAAAGGGATAATGGAACCCTGGAATGTAAATGCTTTAGCGGTATTGGCAGGAGAAACTATTTTTTTAGATAAAAATTATATCAAAGATTCCCGAAAATGGATCAGAAAAGAAAAGGTGTTTTTTGAAAGAAATTTAGAAAAGTTATCAAAGGTAATTTATCTAAATTCTCAAGCTAATTTTATATTATTAAAGATAAAAGATATGGAAGCACAAAAGGTTAAAAAGATGCTTTTACAAAGAAATATTCTCATCCGTACTTTGGAGGGATTTACTGGTATAGATCAAAACTATTTTAGGGTTGCAATCAAAGATAGGAGAAACAATGAATATTTTTTTCAAAAGCTAAAAGAGGTAATATTCCATGAAAGTAATAGCTAA
- the cobS gene encoding adenosylcobinamide-GDP ribazoletransferase, with protein sequence MKRFLLMVQFFTRIPINKEFEIEEGDFHKGVIYLPLIGLIIGLFMAGIYYITKTYSGDIIAIVMALLFGYLITGALHIDGLADTCDAIFTMKTKEKMLEIMKDSRLGTYGTLAVLFDILLKVSLLLSLDKSYRAIAIIVAPVIGRTFLTVSLYKAEYPRKDGTGNLFVGKVTLLDIVLTMVISLFLIFFILRVEGLLVFAIAIPFTLLVRKYLIGKVGGLTGDMLGTINEVNEILTLFILMFLQNWR encoded by the coding sequence ATGAAAAGATTTTTGCTGATGGTACAGTTCTTTACTAGAATTCCAATAAATAAAGAATTTGAGATAGAAGAAGGGGATTTTCATAAGGGTGTAATTTATCTGCCTTTGATAGGGCTTATTATAGGACTATTTATGGCAGGGATCTATTATATTACTAAAACTTATTCTGGTGATATTATCGCTATTGTTATGGCCTTATTGTTTGGTTACCTAATAACTGGTGCTTTACACATCGATGGTTTAGCAGATACCTGTGATGCCATTTTTACTATGAAAACTAAAGAAAAAATGTTAGAAATAATGAAAGATAGTAGGCTTGGTACCTACGGGACTTTAGCTGTCCTTTTCGACATTTTATTAAAAGTGTCGTTATTACTCTCCCTCGATAAAAGTTATAGAGCCATAGCAATAATTGTAGCTCCAGTTATTGGGCGAACCTTTTTAACTGTTTCTTTATATAAAGCTGAATATCCTAGGAAGGATGGTACAGGCAATCTTTTTGTAGGCAAAGTTACTTTATTAGATATTGTTTTAACGATGGTTATTTCTCTATTTTTAATTTTTTTCATCTTAAGAGTTGAGGGCTTGTTAGTTTTTGCTATAGCAATCCCCTTTACCTTATTAGTAAGAAAATATTTAATAGGAAAAGTTGGTGGGCTTACCGGGGATATGTTAGGAACAATAAATGAAGTAAATGAAATACTTACCCTCTTTATTTTGATGTTCCTTCAAAATTGGAGGTAA
- a CDS encoding FecCD family ABC transporter permease, producing the protein MSYIEKRKHYKRLFLVVIVVLLFVIVYASTLGAANITFNQSLRIIAEKIPILNRYLFDHSIPNNFRIIIWKIRLPRIFLAGLVGMGLSVVGATFQGMFKNPMAEPYVLGISSGAALGATIGIILGLENYGTGIGLINIFAFIGAISTVTLVYNVARIGFKVPTISLLLAGIAISSMMSSLISILMIFNRDKVENIVFWIMGSVSAASWRHIYILAPVTIVGSGAIYFFAKNLNILMLGEESAQNLGVEVDKTKKYLLILSTIIVAFTVSVSGIIGFVGLIVPHGVRMLLGPDHRVLIPFTALIGSIFLIITDTIARTIIAPSEIPVGAVTAVLGSPYFLYLLYKTKKKVG; encoded by the coding sequence ATGAGCTATATAGAAAAAAGGAAGCATTATAAAAGACTATTTTTAGTTGTTATAGTTGTATTATTATTTGTAATAGTTTATGCTAGCACTTTAGGGGCAGCGAATATAACATTTAATCAAAGTTTAAGGATAATAGCGGAAAAGATACCTATTTTGAATAGGTATCTTTTCGACCATTCTATTCCAAATAATTTTAGAATAATTATATGGAAAATTCGCCTTCCTAGAATATTTTTAGCAGGACTTGTAGGGATGGGACTTTCCGTTGTTGGGGCAACCTTTCAAGGGATGTTTAAAAACCCTATGGCTGAGCCATATGTTTTAGGCATTTCTTCGGGAGCCGCTTTAGGGGCAACAATAGGTATAATTTTAGGGTTAGAAAACTATGGAACAGGAATAGGTTTGATCAATATTTTTGCTTTCATAGGAGCAATTTCTACTGTAACGTTAGTTTATAATGTTGCAAGAATTGGATTTAAAGTACCAACAATAAGTTTATTACTGGCAGGAATTGCAATAAGTTCTATGATGTCATCTTTAATATCTATTTTGATGATTTTCAATAGAGATAAGGTTGAAAATATTGTATTTTGGATCATGGGCAGTGTTTCAGCAGCAAGTTGGCGGCATATTTATATATTAGCACCAGTGACTATTGTTGGTAGTGGTGCAATATATTTTTTTGCTAAAAATTTAAATATTTTAATGTTAGGGGAAGAGTCTGCTCAAAATTTGGGGGTGGAAGTTGATAAAACAAAAAAGTATTTATTAATACTTTCTACTATTATTGTAGCTTTTACCGTTTCAGTAAGCGGTATTATAGGATTTGTAGGTTTAATAGTACCCCATGGAGTGAGAATGTTATTAGGGCCCGACCATAGAGTTCTTATTCCTTTTACAGCTTTAATAGGTAGTATTTTTTTAATTATCACCGATACTATTGCAAGAACAATAATAGCTCCTAGCGAAATTCCTGTTGGAGCAGTTACAGCTGTTTTGGGTTCTCCATACTTTTTATACTTACTATATAAAACAAAGAAAAAGGTAGGCTAA
- a CDS encoding cobyric acid synthase, with the protein MERKSIMVQGTASSVGKSVICTAICRILTEDGKRVAPFKAQNMSLNSYITEDGLEIGRAQGIQGEACKIKPTVEMNPILLKPTADNKSQIVVKGKVLANLEAQEYYSIKGKLKRIIKECYFKLLNNNDVVVIEGAGSPAEINLNKDDIVNMGMAKMANSPVLLVADIDKGGVFASIYGTVMLLDEEDRKRIKGIIINKFRGDIEILKPGLKTIENLVNIPVIGVIPYFLYKIEDEDSVTDWARYKRQGDFHIAVIKLPRISNFTDINPLLLYENIDLKFVELQDDLGEVDLIILPGSKNTIEDLQALKKTGMFDKILKAYKKGVNIFGICGGYQMLGKEIKDCYGVESSIKSTNGFNLLPITTEFRQDKITTLSDGEDMLFNCPVKGYEIHMGKTEFVENSIYPLIKVEKEGQIYFDGCFNEDKNVFGTYFHGIFENQEFTLNLLNLLRVNRGKRPEIVKVDYEEHKEKEYTKLAQLVRENLDIKKLYQIIEEGHRD; encoded by the coding sequence ATGGAAAGGAAAAGTATAATGGTTCAAGGAACAGCCTCATCTGTTGGTAAAAGTGTAATATGTACTGCAATTTGCCGTATTTTAACAGAAGATGGGAAACGGGTTGCACCCTTTAAAGCCCAAAACATGTCTTTAAATTCCTATATTACTGAAGATGGTTTGGAAATAGGTAGAGCTCAAGGAATTCAAGGGGAGGCCTGTAAAATAAAGCCAACTGTAGAAATGAATCCCATTTTATTAAAGCCAACTGCCGATAATAAAAGTCAAATAGTTGTTAAAGGAAAGGTTTTAGCTAATTTGGAAGCACAGGAATACTATAGTATTAAAGGAAAGCTAAAAAGAATAATAAAAGAATGTTATTTTAAACTATTAAATAACAATGATGTCGTAGTAATAGAAGGGGCAGGTAGTCCTGCAGAAATCAATTTAAATAAAGATGATATTGTTAATATGGGTATGGCAAAAATGGCTAATTCGCCTGTTCTTTTAGTAGCAGACATAGATAAAGGAGGAGTTTTTGCATCTATTTATGGGACGGTGATGTTATTAGATGAGGAAGATAGAAAAAGAATTAAAGGAATTATTATTAATAAATTTCGAGGGGATATTGAAATCTTAAAACCTGGTTTAAAAACAATTGAGAATTTAGTTAATATACCTGTTATAGGGGTTATTCCATATTTTCTGTATAAAATTGAAGATGAAGACAGTGTTACAGATTGGGCGAGGTATAAAAGGCAAGGGGATTTTCATATTGCTGTTATAAAATTACCTAGAATATCAAATTTTACAGATATTAACCCATTATTACTATATGAAAATATTGATTTAAAGTTTGTTGAGTTACAAGATGATTTAGGAGAAGTAGATTTGATAATTTTACCAGGAAGCAAAAATACTATAGAAGATTTACAAGCTTTAAAAAAGACAGGAATGTTTGATAAAATTTTAAAGGCCTATAAAAAGGGTGTTAATATTTTTGGGATTTGTGGGGGCTACCAAATGTTAGGTAAGGAAATAAAGGATTGTTATGGAGTAGAGAGTTCTATAAAATCTACTAATGGTTTTAATTTACTTCCTATTACCACTGAATTTAGGCAAGATAAAATAACAACATTATCAGATGGGGAGGATATGCTATTTAATTGTCCGGTGAAAGGCTATGAAATACATATGGGTAAGACAGAATTTGTAGAGAATAGTATTTATCCATTAATTAAGGTTGAAAAAGAGGGACAAATTTATTTTGATGGTTGTTTTAACGAGGATAAAAATGTATTTGGAACTTATTTTCACGGTATTTTTGAAAATCAGGAATTCACTTTAAACCTTTTAAATTTACTTAGAGTAAATCGTGGTAAAAGACCAGAAATAGTAAAAGTCGATTATGAGGAGCATAAAGAAAAAGAGTATACAAAACTAGCCCAACTAGTGAGGGAAAACTTGGATATAAAAAAACTTTATCAAATTATAGAGGAAGGTCATCGTGATTAA
- the cbiB gene encoding adenosylcobinamide-phosphate synthase CbiB, whose protein sequence is MINFWLAFILDILLGDPYWFPHPVKVIGMYIIYFEKLIRMKNWNKELLRIWGICLVCSTIGLTYIIGLFALNFSKSISIFLYNLLNISLIWLCISPKGLYVESMKVYHALRLGDLEKSRYLLSRIVGRDTDNLQDEDIIKATVETVAENTSDGVIAPLFYIGIGGPLLGLVYKAVNTLDSMVGYKNEKYQHFGWASAKIDDLFNYIPARITGFLYIISAYIWKMDYKNSWRILLRDRSKHASPNAGWPESAVAGALKIQLGGPNRYFGKVVDKEYIGDRIKKVEYKDILRVNKLMYTATMIFLILMSAIFKI, encoded by the coding sequence GTGATTAACTTTTGGTTAGCTTTTATCTTAGATATTTTATTAGGGGATCCATATTGGTTTCCCCATCCAGTAAAAGTTATAGGTATGTATATTATTTATTTTGAAAAACTAATAAGAATGAAAAACTGGAATAAAGAGCTGCTCAGAATATGGGGAATATGTTTAGTTTGTTCAACCATAGGACTAACTTATATAATTGGTTTATTTGCCTTAAATTTTTCTAAAAGTATATCTATCTTTCTTTACAATCTACTGAATATATCTTTAATTTGGTTATGTATATCCCCCAAAGGTTTATATGTAGAAAGTATGAAAGTATACCATGCTTTAAGGTTAGGGGATCTTGAGAAAAGTAGGTATTTATTGTCCCGTATTGTTGGAAGAGATACTGATAATTTACAAGATGAAGATATTATAAAGGCCACAGTAGAAACTGTTGCAGAAAATACATCAGATGGAGTTATAGCACCATTATTTTATATAGGAATTGGCGGTCCCCTTTTAGGACTAGTATACAAAGCAGTAAATACTCTGGATTCTATGGTTGGATATAAAAATGAAAAGTATCAACATTTTGGGTGGGCATCAGCAAAAATCGATGATTTGTTTAATTATATACCTGCTAGAATAACAGGTTTTTTATACATTATTTCAGCATACATTTGGAAAATGGACTACAAAAACAGCTGGCGAATACTGTTGAGGGATAGAAGTAAACATGCTAGTCCAAATGCAGGGTGGCCTGAGAGTGCTGTGGCGGGGGCGTTAAAAATTCAGTTAGGAGGACCAAATAGATATTTTGGAAAAGTAGTTGATAAAGAATATATAGGAGACAGGATAAAAAAAGTAGAGTATAAAGATATTTTACGGGTGAATAAATTGATGTATACAGCTACAATGATATTTTTAATACTTATGTCTGCTATATTTAAAATTTAA
- a CDS encoding AIR synthase related protein, whose translation MFEKYRDLTFCWLNSNEAIVISCDSCGGVGAKEKDYIKVSPEVVGYYTTQVALMEILAVKAHPFAIINNLAVEMDSTGKEILKGINKALVAAELKDKVYITGSTEENFPSLQTALGITVLGKVNKENWTLPKSYRGDFIAVIGIPKVGEEVIMDFGQETLLLGRYKNLLKNPYINEILPVGSKGILFELQELAQSNNLSFRLLEKITLDLNKSAGPATCALITFNEKDLYQVSKDISLPFNIIGQFC comes from the coding sequence ATGTTTGAAAAATATAGGGATTTAACTTTTTGTTGGCTGAATAGTAATGAGGCTATTGTAATTTCTTGTGATAGTTGTGGCGGTGTAGGTGCAAAGGAAAAGGATTATATCAAAGTTTCTCCAGAAGTTGTAGGGTATTATACTACCCAGGTTGCTTTAATGGAAATTTTAGCTGTAAAAGCACACCCCTTCGCTATTATTAATAACTTGGCTGTGGAGATGGATAGTACAGGTAAAGAAATCCTTAAAGGGATTAACAAAGCATTGGTAGCAGCAGAATTAAAAGATAAGGTTTATATAACAGGTAGTACAGAAGAAAACTTTCCTAGTTTACAAACAGCTTTGGGAATAACTGTTTTAGGAAAGGTTAATAAAGAAAACTGGACTTTACCTAAATCATATAGAGGGGACTTTATAGCTGTAATTGGTATTCCCAAAGTGGGAGAAGAAGTGATAATGGATTTTGGGCAAGAAACTTTACTTTTAGGAAGATATAAAAATTTACTTAAAAACCCTTATATTAATGAAATACTTCCAGTAGGTTCTAAAGGGATTTTATTTGAGTTACAAGAATTAGCTCAAAGCAATAACTTATCCTTTAGACTATTAGAAAAAATAACTTTAGACTTAAATAAATCTGCTGGTCCTGCAACCTGTGCTTTAATTACTTTTAATGAAAAAGATCTTTACCAAGTTAGCAAAGATATTTCATTACCCTTTAATATTATTGGGCAGTTTTGTTAG
- a CDS encoding cob(I)yrinic acid a,c-diamide adenosyltransferase, which yields MEKRFVQVYTGDGKGKTTAALGLALRAAGWGYKILFVQFLKGQHSGEVESIKFLKNIELLKIGAIDKFTWQLTEEEYKAVYDKVQREWSNLIKTLKNSNYDIIVLDEILGTIKSGLVTEEQVCSLIDENRDKVEIVLTGRNLTENLKDKADLLTEMKNVRHYYQKGVKNRKGIEK from the coding sequence ATGGAAAAAAGATTTGTTCAAGTTTATACCGGCGATGGTAAAGGAAAAACAACGGCTGCCCTAGGTTTAGCTTTAAGGGCAGCCGGTTGGGGGTACAAAATACTTTTTGTTCAATTCTTAAAAGGACAACATAGTGGTGAAGTAGAAAGTATTAAGTTTTTAAAAAATATAGAACTGTTAAAAATAGGGGCAATAGATAAGTTTACTTGGCAGTTGACTGAGGAGGAATATAAAGCTGTTTATGACAAAGTTCAGAGGGAGTGGAGTAATCTCATAAAAACTTTAAAAAATTCTAATTATGATATAATTGTATTAGATGAAATTTTAGGAACAATTAAGAGTGGTTTAGTAACTGAAGAACAGGTTTGCTCATTAATAGATGAAAACAGGGATAAGGTAGAAATAGTTTTAACTGGCAGAAATTTGACGGAAAATTTAAAGGATAAAGCTGATTTATTAACAGAAATGAAAAATGTCCGCCATTACTATCAAAAAGGAGTAAAAAATAGAAAAGGAATTGAAAAATAA